In Nostoc sp. CENA543, a single genomic region encodes these proteins:
- the galT gene encoding galactose-1-phosphate uridylyltransferase, with the protein MYSHQLLKPDGRKLTLYSRYPIGNQLEATSPSNEPVQANPHLRWHPLRGEWVAYASHRQGRTFMPPPEYNPLAPTIDPNFPTELPQGRYDVAVFDNRFPSMIPTAQNPPHTIVETLPANGACEVVVFTQNASASLSSLELSHLDLLLEVWGDRTRELGENPQIQYVLPFENKGVEVGVTLHHPHGQIYAYPFIPPVPARMSAMQQKYYQEHQRGLLQDLIQQEIADNQRIIYQDEDAIAFVPVCARYPYEVWVAPIQPVSSFMKLSPKQRLGLAKALKTVTLKYDGLWNRPFPYLMAWFQAPTDGSAHPEAHLHAQFYPPYRTSDKLKYLAGTELAAGMFANDALPEEKAKELQAVSVNLQMPISA; encoded by the coding sequence ATGTACTCCCACCAGCTGTTAAAGCCCGACGGACGAAAGTTAACTTTATATAGTCGCTATCCCATTGGCAATCAGCTAGAAGCTACTAGCCCTAGTAACGAGCCAGTGCAAGCTAATCCGCATCTGCGCTGGCATCCCTTGCGGGGTGAATGGGTGGCTTATGCTAGTCACCGTCAAGGGCGGACATTCATGCCGCCTCCAGAATATAACCCCCTCGCGCCAACCATCGACCCCAACTTTCCTACCGAATTACCCCAAGGTAGGTATGATGTGGCGGTATTCGATAACCGCTTCCCCTCGATGATTCCCACAGCCCAGAATCCACCTCACACCATCGTGGAGACTCTACCCGCTAATGGAGCTTGTGAGGTAGTGGTTTTTACTCAAAATGCTAGTGCTTCCCTCAGTTCCCTAGAATTGTCGCACCTAGATTTACTATTGGAAGTGTGGGGCGATCGCACTCGCGAACTGGGCGAAAATCCTCAAATACAGTACGTTCTGCCCTTTGAGAATAAAGGTGTAGAAGTGGGTGTAACATTGCACCATCCCCACGGGCAAATTTACGCTTATCCCTTTATACCGCCCGTGCCTGCGCGGATGTCAGCCATGCAGCAGAAGTATTATCAGGAACATCAAAGAGGTTTACTGCAAGATTTGATTCAACAAGAGATTGCTGACAACCAAAGGATTATATATCAGGATGAAGATGCGATCGCCTTTGTCCCTGTGTGTGCGCGTTATCCCTATGAAGTCTGGGTTGCACCAATTCAGCCAGTAAGCAGTTTTATGAAACTTAGTCCAAAACAACGCTTGGGACTGGCTAAGGCATTGAAAACCGTCACCCTCAAGTATGACGGCTTGTGGAATCGCCCGTTTCCTTACCTCATGGCTTGGTTTCAAGCACCCACGGACGGTTCAGCACATCCTGAAGCACATTTACACGCGCAGTTTTACCCCCCATATCGCACCAGTGACAAGCTGAAGTATTTGGCGGGAACAGAACTTGCAGCCGGGATGTTTGCGAATGATGCTTTACCAGAGGAGAAGGCCAAGGAGTTACAAGCGGTGAGCGTAAATTTGCAAATGCCAATTTCTGCATAA
- a CDS encoding type II toxin-antitoxin system HigB family toxin: protein MHVISFKILREYAENHADSQEALNNWYKIASKAKWSNLVELQQIFPQAEAVGNFTVFNIKGNKYRLIVSIDYEGQLIYIKYILTHAEYDKDNWTNDPHF from the coding sequence ATGCACGTTATTAGTTTTAAAATTCTAAGAGAATATGCAGAAAATCACGCTGATTCTCAGGAAGCACTGAATAACTGGTATAAAATTGCTAGTAAAGCTAAATGGTCAAACTTGGTTGAATTACAGCAAATTTTTCCTCAAGCTGAGGCTGTAGGTAATTTTACAGTTTTCAATATTAAAGGCAATAAATACCGCTTAATTGTTAGTATAGATTATGAAGGTCAATTAATTTATATTAAATATATCCTCACTCACGCAGAATACGATAAGGATAATTGGACAAATGACCCTCACTTTTAA
- a CDS encoding type IV pilus twitching motility protein PilT: MEMMIEDLMEQMIEMGGSDMHLSAGLPPYFRISGKLTPIGDNVLSAEQCQRLIFSMLNNTQRKTLEQTWELDCSYGVKGLARFRVNVYKERGAYAACLRALSSKIPNFEKLGLPDVVREMSDKPRGLILVTGPTGSGKTTTLAAMIDLINRTKAEHILTVEDPIEFVYEPIKSLVHQRQLGEDTKSFANALKAALREDPDIILVGEMRDLETISLAISAAETGHLVFGTLHTSSAAQTVDRIIDVFPHEKQTQVRVQLSNSLVAVFSQTLVPKKNPKPGEYGRVMAQEIMIVTPAISNLIREGKTSQIYSAIQTGGKLGMQTLEKVLADYYKAGTISFEAAMSKTSKPDEIQRLIGTAPPQAAAGAKPGAVKAH, encoded by the coding sequence ATGGAAATGATGATTGAAGACTTGATGGAGCAAATGATTGAAATGGGTGGTTCGGATATGCACTTATCTGCCGGTTTACCACCCTATTTCCGGATCAGTGGTAAGCTCACACCCATTGGAGATAATGTCTTGAGCGCAGAGCAATGCCAAAGACTAATTTTTAGTATGCTCAATAATACCCAGCGCAAAACCCTAGAACAAACCTGGGAATTGGACTGTTCCTATGGTGTCAAGGGTTTAGCTCGTTTTCGGGTAAACGTTTATAAAGAGCGTGGTGCATATGCTGCTTGTTTGCGCGCTCTGAGTTCTAAAATCCCTAATTTTGAGAAATTAGGTTTACCAGATGTAGTCAGAGAAATGTCTGATAAACCCAGAGGGTTAATTTTGGTGACAGGCCCTACAGGTTCTGGTAAAACAACCACTCTAGCGGCAATGATTGATTTAATTAACCGCACTAAAGCCGAACATATCTTAACAGTAGAAGACCCCATTGAATTTGTCTACGAACCAATTAAAAGTTTAGTCCACCAACGGCAATTGGGTGAAGATACTAAGAGTTTTGCTAATGCCTTGAAAGCTGCCCTTCGGGAAGATCCAGATATCATTCTGGTGGGGGAAATGCGGGATTTAGAAACAATTTCTTTGGCAATTTCTGCCGCAGAAACAGGACACTTAGTATTTGGTACATTACACACCAGTTCCGCCGCTCAAACTGTTGACCGGATTATTGACGTTTTTCCCCACGAAAAACAAACCCAAGTACGGGTGCAATTATCGAACTCTTTAGTAGCAGTATTTAGTCAAACCTTAGTACCGAAGAAAAATCCTAAACCGGGTGAATATGGACGGGTAATGGCGCAGGAAATCATGATTGTTACTCCCGCTATTTCTAACTTAATTCGTGAAGGGAAAACATCACAGATTTACTCTGCAATTCAAACAGGTGGTAAATTGGGAATGCAAACTTTAGAAAAAGTTTTAGCAGATTACTACAAAGCAGGCACAATTTCTTTTGAAGCTGCAATGTCTAAAACTTCTAAACCAGATGAAATTCAACGCCTCATTGGTACTGCTCCCCCACAAGCCGCAGCAGGTGCAAAACCCGGTGCTGTCAAAGCACATTAA
- a CDS encoding HindVP family restriction endonuclease: protein MLLKNVPYRQPGLFGLIHSNRDFTQKEAWGKNCFNSSFPASLCSYLYSLNLENVYIKLNSNLKVEHSSISTENFYGIDPNSDNLFYAFETQFTPYQQYLIGNLPGVDLVTQARDSGSCLQPIEIKLTALPDNTTCEFAEDYYGCEIVVRPDTIVYLACSIVENFRLNPSTIAGAFTEKLVNITDWTEAISVIPLIPDMIDCIDAIALSLIDVQKPFLMQPIWKTEGKSPRLVDNCLDVFVWSNLAFTRLFIDLAKIEINTYGRIRNIARHTRTIIWLFKMLSDFSINGYFNHGRIIDSLSYNTKNDKAFAVSGRVTHAYMTSAALRQPRITKQDIKRIILGGGQNLLSPERRFDAIIFNSPDIFD, encoded by the coding sequence GTGTTATTAAAAAATGTACCATATCGGCAGCCTGGATTATTTGGTTTAATACACTCAAACCGAGATTTCACCCAAAAAGAAGCTTGGGGCAAAAACTGTTTTAATTCTTCATTTCCGGCTTCTCTTTGCTCTTATTTATATAGTTTAAATCTAGAGAATGTATACATTAAGCTAAACTCAAACCTCAAAGTTGAGCATTCAAGCATTAGTACAGAAAACTTCTACGGAATCGACCCAAACTCCGATAATCTTTTCTATGCGTTTGAAACGCAGTTTACACCATATCAACAATATTTAATCGGAAATCTTCCAGGTGTTGATCTCGTTACCCAAGCAAGAGATTCAGGTTCTTGCTTACAGCCAATTGAGATTAAATTAACGGCTTTACCCGATAATACAACTTGTGAATTTGCCGAAGATTATTATGGTTGTGAAATTGTAGTCAGACCAGATACTATAGTTTATTTAGCTTGTAGTATTGTAGAAAACTTTAGACTCAACCCGTCTACTATCGCAGGTGCATTTACGGAAAAGCTGGTAAACATTACTGACTGGACAGAAGCAATTTCTGTAATACCTTTAATTCCAGATATGATTGACTGTATAGATGCGATCGCACTTTCACTTATAGATGTACAAAAGCCTTTTTTAATGCAGCCTATCTGGAAAACGGAAGGTAAATCACCAAGATTAGTAGATAACTGCTTAGATGTTTTTGTGTGGAGTAATCTAGCTTTTACTAGATTATTTATAGATTTAGCAAAAATAGAAATTAATACATACGGAAGAATCAGAAATATTGCTAGGCATACTCGAACAATTATTTGGCTGTTTAAAATGCTATCTGACTTTAGTATTAATGGTTATTTTAATCATGGAAGAATTATAGACAGCCTTTCTTATAATACGAAAAATGATAAAGCATTTGCCGTAAGTGGTAGAGTTACTCATGCTTACATGACATCGGCAGCTTTAAGACAACCTAGAATTACAAAACAAGACATTAAAAGAATTATTTTAGGTGGTGGTCAGAATCTCTTGAGTCCAGAAAGAAGGTTTGATGCTATAATATTTAACTCACCAGATATATTTGATTAG
- a CDS encoding glycoside hydrolase family 2 protein, with translation MRLLDLKNREVELPSKANSNFWNSKTIGHPRPLLKRSGWQSLDGIWKFAFDDEGKCVQPQDLKHWSDHIEVPFAPESIKSGINDQGFHPNCWYEREFATPTGDGRLLLHFGAVDYRARVWVNDQYIAEHEGGHTSFSLDITHALNDSGTTKVTVWAQDDPHDLAKPRGKQDWQLKPHSIWYPRTTGIWQTVWLERVGKTYLGHLRWMPDCERWEIGFEAGLAGDVPTAGVQIKVKLSVDGLVLASDTYEVFSGEISRRIALGDPGIDDCRNELLWSPEKPTLIDAEIQLWYKDQLLDNVQSYTAMRTVSIQRDRFMLNGRPYYLRLVLDQGYWPDTLMTPPNDEALRRDVELVKAMGFNGVRKHQKIEDPRFLYWADVLGLLVWEEMPSAYRFTPTAVERTTREWTEVIKRDVSHPCIVAWVPFNESWGVPNLVETAAHRNYVLAMYHLTKTLDPTRPVIGNDGWESTDTDILAIHDYDRQPERLAHRYRPDIKISDLFERSRPGGRILTLDNYPHQGQPVMLTEFGGIAYVPLDQPDADKAWGYENCSNISELEQKYAALLETVNDIELFSGFCYTQFTDTFQEANGLLYGDRTPKFPIETIRAATLSGQGLCTPTSC, from the coding sequence ATGAGGTTGTTAGATTTGAAAAATCGTGAAGTTGAATTACCTTCTAAAGCTAATAGTAATTTTTGGAATTCAAAAACAATAGGACACCCACGACCACTGTTAAAACGCTCTGGCTGGCAAAGCTTAGATGGTATTTGGAAGTTCGCATTTGATGACGAAGGAAAATGCGTCCAACCCCAGGATCTTAAACATTGGTCTGATCATATAGAAGTTCCTTTTGCCCCTGAATCTATCAAAAGTGGGATTAATGATCAGGGTTTTCATCCTAATTGCTGGTATGAGCGGGAATTTGCCACACCAACTGGTGATGGCAGATTATTGTTACATTTTGGTGCTGTAGATTATCGTGCGCGTGTGTGGGTCAACGATCAATATATAGCCGAGCATGAAGGCGGACATACTTCTTTTAGCCTCGATATTACCCATGCTTTAAACGATAGTGGCACAACGAAGGTAACGGTATGGGCGCAAGATGACCCCCATGACCTCGCTAAACCTCGTGGGAAGCAAGATTGGCAGTTAAAACCCCATAGTATTTGGTATCCCCGCACCACTGGAATTTGGCAGACTGTTTGGTTAGAACGTGTCGGTAAGACTTATCTCGGTCATCTGCGTTGGATGCCTGACTGTGAACGTTGGGAAATAGGCTTTGAAGCTGGACTAGCTGGTGATGTACCAACTGCGGGTGTACAAATCAAAGTGAAATTAAGCGTTGATGGACTGGTGTTAGCTAGTGATACCTACGAGGTATTCAGTGGGGAAATTAGTCGTCGGATTGCTTTAGGTGATCCAGGTATTGACGACTGTCGCAATGAATTGCTGTGGAGTCCAGAAAAGCCGACGCTGATTGATGCGGAAATTCAGCTATGGTACAAAGACCAGTTGCTAGATAATGTGCAGTCTTATACAGCTATGCGGACTGTGAGTATTCAGCGCGATCGCTTTATGCTCAATGGTCGCCCCTACTATCTGAGGCTAGTTCTCGACCAAGGCTATTGGCCTGATACCTTAATGACTCCACCCAACGACGAAGCTTTACGACGTGATGTAGAACTCGTCAAAGCTATGGGTTTTAACGGAGTCCGCAAACACCAAAAAATTGAAGACCCCCGCTTTTTATATTGGGCAGATGTTTTAGGGTTGTTAGTATGGGAAGAGATGCCTAGTGCTTACCGTTTTACGCCGACAGCCGTAGAACGCACAACCCGCGAGTGGACTGAGGTAATCAAACGCGATGTTAGTCATCCATGTATTGTGGCTTGGGTTCCGTTTAATGAATCTTGGGGAGTGCCAAATTTAGTAGAGACGGCGGCTCATCGTAACTACGTCTTAGCAATGTACCACTTGACCAAAACCCTTGACCCAACGCGTCCAGTCATTGGTAACGATGGTTGGGAAAGTACAGATACAGATATTCTTGCTATCCATGACTATGATCGCCAGCCTGAACGATTAGCCCATCGTTATCGCCCGGATATTAAGATATCGGATTTATTTGAGCGTAGCCGTCCAGGCGGACGCATCCTCACCCTCGATAACTACCCCCATCAAGGACAACCAGTCATGTTAACGGAATTTGGTGGGATTGCTTATGTACCACTTGACCAACCTGATGCAGATAAAGCCTGGGGATATGAAAACTGCTCAAATATCTCCGAATTAGAACAGAAATATGCGGCTTTGCTGGAAACAGTGAATGATATTGAGCTATTTAGCGGCTTCTGTTACACCCAATTCACAGATACCTTCCAAGAAGCTAACGGTTTATTATACGGCGATCGCACACCGAAATTTCCCATTGAAACCATCCGTGCTGCTACCCTCTCAGGACAAGGATTATGTACTCCCACCAGCTGTTAA
- a CDS encoding type II secretion system F family protein translates to MPTFVARVRDSQGKTRSEKVVAESLADARTNLRDKGFVVQDLKQSGGGFDLQKFQNSFAKVTVKEKAVFSRQLATLVNAGVAIVRGLGVLGDQCDNPKMKQALIDISNDVQSGVNLSDAMRKHPDCFDGLYVSMIQAGEVGGVLDEVLNRLAKLLEDMARLQNQIKSALAYPMVVGFLATAIFVGMTVFLIPIFAKIFQELGTELPALTAFLMTCSQILRSLWSLVIIASLVGVRFAFVQYYKTRVGKETIDRLSLKMPLFGDLIQKSSVARFSRTFGSLTRSGVPILTSLEIVRDTSGNQVVANAIDGARAEIQQGGMISLALQKANVFPAMAIQMISIGEETGELDGMLMKIADFYEDEVEQAVKALTSVLEPIMILVLGGMVGTILLAMYLPLFKVFEKLG, encoded by the coding sequence ATGCCAACATTTGTTGCCCGTGTTCGGGATTCACAAGGAAAAACTAGAAGCGAAAAAGTTGTTGCCGAATCTTTGGCAGACGCTCGTACTAATTTGAGAGATAAAGGTTTTGTAGTTCAAGACCTAAAACAGTCAGGTGGTGGTTTTGACCTCCAAAAATTCCAGAATTCTTTTGCGAAAGTCACTGTTAAAGAAAAGGCGGTTTTTTCTCGGCAATTAGCTACCTTAGTAAATGCCGGTGTAGCTATTGTTAGAGGTTTGGGCGTACTAGGTGATCAGTGCGATAATCCTAAAATGAAGCAGGCTCTCATTGATATTAGTAATGATGTTCAAAGTGGCGTGAATCTTTCAGATGCTATGCGTAAGCATCCTGATTGTTTTGATGGATTATATGTCAGTATGATCCAAGCTGGAGAGGTTGGTGGTGTTCTCGATGAAGTTCTCAACCGACTCGCCAAATTATTAGAAGATATGGCTAGGTTACAGAACCAAATTAAGTCGGCTCTGGCTTATCCTATGGTGGTTGGTTTCTTGGCAACTGCTATTTTCGTGGGGATGACTGTATTTTTGATTCCCATTTTTGCGAAAATCTTCCAAGAATTAGGAACAGAACTACCAGCACTGACAGCATTTCTGATGACTTGTAGTCAAATTTTAAGAAGTCTTTGGTCGTTAGTAATTATTGCGTCACTTGTAGGTGTAAGATTTGCTTTCGTACAATACTATAAAACCCGTGTTGGTAAGGAAACTATTGACCGTCTTTCTTTAAAGATGCCTTTGTTTGGTGATTTAATTCAAAAGTCTTCGGTGGCTCGTTTTAGCCGTACATTTGGTTCCTTGACTCGTTCTGGTGTACCGATTTTGACATCATTAGAAATTGTACGGGATACATCAGGTAATCAGGTAGTTGCTAATGCTATTGATGGAGCTAGAGCAGAAATTCAACAAGGGGGTATGATTAGTTTGGCTCTACAGAAAGCAAATGTTTTTCCAGCAATGGCGATTCAAATGATTAGCATTGGCGAAGAAACTGGGGAACTAGATGGGATGTTAATGAAAATTGCTGACTTCTATGAGGATGAAGTTGAGCAAGCAGTAAAAGCATTAACTAGTGTTTTAGAACCAATTATGATTTTGGTTTTAGGGGGTATGGTGGGGACAATCTTGTTAGCTATGTATCTACCCTTATTTAAGGTATTTGAAAAATTGGGATAG
- a CDS encoding type II toxin-antitoxin system HigA family antitoxin — protein sequence MTLTFNPEKYKELLTAYLPKLIKTESENEQALAIVEDLMHRERTSEENELYQLLITLIEKFEQEYYQPEQPNNPQSMLLFLLEQSDKTKADLQAVLDSENLVDNILNGNQKITPELAQKLGDFFHVEASLFTIP from the coding sequence ATGACCCTCACTTTTAATCCAGAAAAGTACAAAGAACTATTAACGGCTTATCTCCCCAAACTAATCAAGACTGAATCAGAAAACGAACAAGCATTAGCTATTGTTGAAGATTTAATGCACCGTGAACGCACTTCTGAAGAAAATGAACTCTATCAATTATTAATAACTTTAATTGAAAAATTTGAACAAGAATATTATCAACCTGAACAACCAAATAACCCCCAATCTATGCTGTTATTTCTTTTAGAACAATCTGACAAAACCAAAGCCGATTTACAAGCTGTTTTAGATTCAGAAAATTTGGTTGATAATATTTTAAACGGTAATCAAAAGATAACTCCAGAATTAGCGCAAAAACTGGGAGACTTTTTTCATGTGGAAGCAAGTTTATTTACAATTCCCTGA
- a CDS encoding DNA cytosine methyltransferase: MKTVDLFAGCGGLSLGFQNAGFNLLAAFDNWLPAVEVYRQNFHHPIFEKDIFQEDVCRIISSFNPEIIIGGPPCQDFSSAGKRDENLGRADLTIVFAKIISQIKPNWFVMENVDRITKSQILTIALEIFKEAGYGLTYSILNASYCGVPQARKRYFLIGQLHGKDNALSTYLIKHLSKKPMTVFDYLGYDLGIEYFYRHPRSYKRRAIFSIYEPSPTVRGVNRPIPKTYKKHEGDACDVNEKLRPLSTIERSYIQTFPKTFKFQGNKSDLEQMIGNAVPVKLAEYVARSILQYIQDSSLQVSLHTVS; this comes from the coding sequence ATGAAAACAGTAGATTTATTTGCAGGTTGTGGAGGTTTGTCCCTGGGATTTCAAAATGCTGGTTTTAATTTATTAGCAGCTTTTGATAATTGGCTTCCAGCAGTTGAAGTATATAGACAAAACTTTCATCATCCTATTTTTGAGAAAGACATTTTCCAAGAAGATGTATGTAGAATAATTTCCAGTTTTAATCCAGAAATAATTATTGGCGGCCCTCCATGCCAAGATTTCTCAAGTGCAGGGAAACGAGATGAGAATCTTGGTAGAGCCGATTTAACGATTGTGTTTGCCAAGATTATTTCGCAAATCAAGCCTAATTGGTTCGTGATGGAAAATGTAGATAGAATTACTAAAAGTCAAATTTTAACAATAGCCTTAGAAATATTCAAAGAAGCTGGATATGGTTTAACTTATTCAATATTAAATGCAAGCTACTGTGGAGTTCCACAAGCTAGAAAACGTTACTTTTTAATTGGTCAACTTCATGGGAAAGATAATGCCCTCAGCACTTATCTCATAAAACATCTATCTAAGAAGCCTATGACTGTTTTTGATTATCTAGGTTATGATTTAGGTATTGAGTATTTTTATCGTCATCCAAGAAGTTATAAAAGAAGGGCTATATTCAGCATATATGAACCTAGTCCAACAGTTCGGGGAGTAAACCGTCCTATTCCCAAAACATATAAAAAGCATGAAGGAGATGCTTGTGATGTTAATGAGAAATTAAGACCTCTTTCTACAATTGAAAGAAGTTATATTCAAACATTTCCAAAAACGTTTAAGTTTCAGGGTAATAAATCAGATTTAGAACAGATGATTGGTAATGCTGTTCCGGTCAAATTAGCTGAATATGTAGCTCGTTCTATCCTTCAATATATACAAGATTCTTCTCTTCAAGTTTCACTTCATACGGTTTCTTGA
- a CDS encoding HAD family hydrolase, producing MYINPDIPASLQPLSSNASTDWGKIRLIATDMDGTLTNQGKFSTALLQTLEDLQAAGIKVMIVTGRSAGWVNGLNSLLPITGAIAENGGLLYLSGSEETIALTPIQDFTAHRHELATVFANLQTKFPQIQESADNRFRITDWTFDVAGLSVDALQTMDDLCQKLGWGFTYSNVQCHIKPQKQEKAIGLLQVLREYFPDYNPQQIVTVGDSPNDQSLFNYRDFPLSVGVANVRQYVSQMQYQPTYVTTAAEGKGFCELCDYILANRG from the coding sequence ATGTACATCAACCCTGATATTCCGGCTAGTCTCCAGCCTCTGTCCTCAAACGCGTCTACTGACTGGGGCAAAATTCGCCTGATTGCTACTGATATGGATGGGACACTGACAAATCAGGGCAAATTTTCCACCGCTTTACTACAAACCTTAGAAGACTTACAAGCGGCTGGGATTAAAGTGATGATCGTCACAGGACGTTCTGCTGGCTGGGTAAATGGATTAAATAGCCTACTGCCAATCACTGGGGCGATCGCAGAAAATGGTGGACTGCTATACTTATCTGGAAGTGAGGAAACAATAGCATTAACACCTATTCAAGATTTCACAGCCCATCGTCATGAATTAGCCACAGTTTTTGCCAATTTACAAACTAAATTCCCCCAAATTCAAGAATCTGCTGACAATCGCTTCCGCATCACCGATTGGACATTTGATGTAGCGGGTTTGAGTGTGGATGCACTCCAAACTATGGATGATCTCTGTCAAAAACTGGGTTGGGGATTTACTTATAGTAATGTGCAGTGTCACATCAAACCCCAAAAACAAGAGAAAGCCATTGGTTTATTGCAAGTATTGCGAGAATACTTTCCTGATTACAACCCGCAACAAATTGTGACAGTTGGGGATAGTCCTAATGATCAAAGCCTATTCAATTATCGAGATTTTCCCTTGTCTGTAGGCGTGGCGAATGTGCGCCAATATGTCAGCCAAATGCAGTATCAACCCACCTATGTTACCACTGCGGCTGAGGGAAAAGGTTTTTGTGAGCTTTGTGATTATATCTTGGCAAACAGGGGTTAG